The Longimicrobium sp. genome includes the window CTGACCGACGCCCTGGTGCGGCGGATCGAGGCACGGAAGGGGCAGATCTTCCTGAGTACGAACGTCGACGCCCTCATGGAGCACGAGGGAGGTGGCTTCCAGGCGCAGCTTACCCTGGCCCCGGAACGCGTCGCCGCGTCTGCGACCACCCCCGGCGGCACCAGGGCCACCATCCATGCGCCGCGGATCATCCTGGCCGTGGCCCGCCGGTCACTGGAGACGCTCTTCGCGACATCCCCGGTGCTGAACCAGCGCCACAGCACGAACAAGAAGAACCAGCAGCGGGCCGACCAGCTCTGGAAAGATCTGCAGACCACCACCGAGCAGCGGCTGCTGAAGATCAACGTGTACTTCGAGCGTTCCTGGTGGCAGGAACTGGACGTCCCCGTGGCGTACGGCCCCTCGTTCACCGACCTGCCGGTGAACGCGGTCTATCCCTTCTATTCGCTGCGCGGGGTGAACGAGGACCGCGAAGCCACGGACCCTCCGTCCCCGGCTCTCCCGGCGGCATTGACCATCTACTGCGACTGGAACAACACCAACTTCTGGCAGGGGCTGCAGTCCGTGGGCGAGCTGTTTGATTCGCCGGAGCAGCGCAAGCACAACGCGGCGAAACCGCAGACGATGTTCGCCGCATCCAACGCGGTGGTGGCCGAGGCGCTGCGGCTGTTCAGCGAGCTGTACGGCACGCGTCACGTCCCGCAGCCCATCCTCACCAGCTACCGCCTGTGGGATGGGCAGAGCGACTTCGGGTATGCCGTGCACCAGTGGGGGCTGGATGCCAGGGACGACCAGGTGATCCCGCGTCTGGTTCAGCCGTTCAAGAACATCTACACGTGCAACGAGGCGTATTCCGACATGCAGGGCTGGGTCAATGGGACGCTGCGCTCGGCCGACCTGGTGCTGCAGAAGCTGAAGATCCGCCCGCTCGTCGAGACGGAGCCGAGGTGCGTTGCGCCCTCGACGCCCCCCACCCACGGCCGCCAGCGCGCGGGCGGCCTGTGGGGCATGGCCGTGCGCCCCGCGCGCCGGGCAGCGGACTCGTAACACCCCACGCGCAAAAACCCCGCTGCCCGGCGAGGGGCGCGGGGCCTTCCCCGTCGCGCTACGCGCCGGCGTACCGCTTCGGCCTCGCCCCGACCGCCACACCCTGGTCGGCCCTCGTTCCTCCCTCATTGCAAAGGAAAACCACCATGGCCAGCGACGAGCAACCCGACCGCAGGACCCGCCAGTTTGCTGAGGCCGTCACGCCGCAGCCCATGCCGCTGGAAATGCTGAGCAATCGCGGTGCGCCGCCGCCGCCAAACCTGGGGCCGCTCGAACAACTGTTGGGAGTCTGGACCGCACGGGGCACGGGGTGGAACATGATCGCACTGCCATTTCAAAAGGCTCCCGCGGCTCCCGCGGGATTCAAGTTCCGGTTGCTGATGAACCAGTACGATGAAGATCTTCGCTTCACTTTCGTCGACGACGACGTTCCCAACCGAGGGCTGAAAAGACCCGGCAGCCCCGACTCTGACCAGTTCATCGCCACACTCGATTACCAGCAGAAGATCGCCCAGGTCTTTGCGGAAGACCGGCCTGACAGCGGGGGCCTCGCGGGCAAGCCTGGACTGCCGATCCATCACGAACCCGGATTGTGGCTGTACGAGAAGAATCGCAGGGCCAGGGAGGATCAGATCAAGGGTGACGTAGTATCGGAAGTGGAGCTCGACGTCGCGCGGCTTGCTTCAATCCCGCACGGAAACTCCGTTCTTGCCCTCGGCAGCTCAGGGCGTCACAAGGGAATGCCGCCGATCCCGCCCGTGAGTGGATTGCCATCGGGTCGCTTCGAGGACGTCCTTTCTCCAGACTACGACTTCAAGACCGACCCGTATCTCGAGCCGTACAAGCACTACATCGACCATCCGTTCATGGGAAATGTCACGGTGCCCGGATTTCCCGGATTCAGCCCGGCCGACATGAACGAGATTCTCCGTTTCGCGAACAAGGGCGTGAACATCGTCAGGACCACGACGTTGACCGTGGACACCGATGTGAAGAGCGGCGGGATTTCGAATATCCCCTTCTCGGTTCGAGAAGCGGAGCCGGTCAGCATGAAGTCGACGTTCTGGATTCAGGAGCTCAAAGAGAAGGATGCCCACGGGAAGCCAAGGCTGCGGCTGCAATACTCGCAGGTGGTCATGCTGCACTTCTTCCGTCCCCGCGAGGATGAACTCCCGGGCCGGGTCTCCTGGCCGCATATCAGCATCGCCACCCTGGAGAAGATGCCGGCGGACTATCAACTCATGCAGGCATAATCCGGGTCCACTTGGGTCCGCGGTGCCGTCTCTTGCATTGCCGGCGCCCGTGGCGCAGCAGCCGTGGCAAGCTTCACCACGGCTGCTGCGCTTGTGCCTCAGTCAGGCTGCGCCGGCGTGCTACCTCGGCCGCGCCGCACTTGTTGATCGTCACGCACACCAGCTCGCCCTTGGGATCGCGCACCTTCCCCAGGCTCGCGAGCACCACAAAGGACAGAGATCTCGTCATGATCTACGAGACGCTTCCGAGGCCGTAGCAAAGCGGATGAATGAGCGGGCGAGGTGGAGGCCGGTGGTGGGCTCGTCGAGAACGTAGATGCCGCCCTTGCCGCCCATGTGGGTGGCGAGCTTGAGCCGCTGCCGCTCGCCCGCCGGAGAGGGTGGTGAGCGGTTGGCCGAGCGAGAGGTAGCCGAGCCCCACGTCCGCCATGCGGGAGAGGATCGCGTGGGCGGCCGGGGTTCTTGGCAGGTCGGAGCCAAAGAACTCCCTCGCCTCGGCGACTGACATGGCGAGCACCTGATTGAAGTTCTCGTTCGCGGCGGTGCAGAAGCACGTCGCTGTACTGGAAGGAGCGGGGCTGAGATGGGGATGGAGGAGGGTCTGCGCTCGGCGCTCGGCAACAGAAAGGGCCGAGCCCCCGGATGGGCTCGGCCCTTTTCCCACCTCATCCTCTGCCGCGCCGCTTGCGTGACGTGCAGCGCCCCCGCCATGTGCTCGCCGGAAGGAGCAACTCCACTCGTACGCCCTCCAGGTCATCCATTGCAGGCGCAGCCGCGCCCTTTCGTGCAAGTCGAGCTCTTGCTGATGCAGGAGTCGCCGCACGCCTTCCCCTGCTTGCACACCCTGCAGCACCCGGAGGAGCTGGTGGGCCCGTCCCCGCCCGCGCAGGCCGTTGCGAGCGGGGCGCCGCTGGTGAGCAGGATCGTGGCGAGCAGCGGGATGACGCGGATTCGTCTGCGCATTGTGACTCCTGGATTATCGGATGTCGGATTGGACCCTGCAGTAGAGCCTTGGTCGGCCGCGGCAAAGCCGTTTCCCGGCATCCGCCGTGCTGGCAGGGCACGCTCCTTTCGAGGCGGAGCACGCCGACTGACCCGCCCGGCAACGGAAAGGGCCGAGCCCCGGGAGGGGGTTCGGCCCTTTCTCTCATTTCAGCAGCCCGGCTCACGTTGCGGCGTAGCGTATCGCAGAATTCAGATCGGCCCAGA containing:
- a CDS encoding heme-binding protein, with amino-acid sequence MASDEQPDRRTRQFAEAVTPQPMPLEMLSNRGAPPPPNLGPLEQLLGVWTARGTGWNMIALPFQKAPAAPAGFKFRLLMNQYDEDLRFTFVDDDVPNRGLKRPGSPDSDQFIATLDYQQKIAQVFAEDRPDSGGLAGKPGLPIHHEPGLWLYEKNRRAREDQIKGDVVSEVELDVARLASIPHGNSVLALGSSGRHKGMPPIPPVSGLPSGRFEDVLSPDYDFKTDPYLEPYKHYIDHPFMGNVTVPGFPGFSPADMNEILRFANKGVNIVRTTTLTVDTDVKSGGISNIPFSVREAEPVSMKSTFWIQELKEKDAHGKPRLRLQYSQVVMLHFFRPREDELPGRVSWPHISIATLEKMPADYQLMQA
- a CDS encoding FAD-dependent oxidoreductase, with amino-acid sequence MPKRHKQSVPHHADLLIVGAGIAGLYCAWRYLEKHPGHRVVIVERLNRAGGRLQTDLVELEATAGKSIVVRDEEGGMRFNYDMAELMALFHRLELCDQIVPFPMSGNNNRYLFRGRGFTYEEAMERPQLWSELFRLAPEERNRQPVKLLEEAYHRVLQANKAEPPEHPTPEFWQKLRIEFTWNGTPLYRWQLWGLLRDMGHSEECCVMLAQTMGFEGPFWSTMNAGEAFQLMEDFPQNPTYFTFEKGYGILTDALVRRIEARKGQIFLSTNVDALMEHEGGGFQAQLTLAPERVAASATTPGGTRATIHAPRIILAVARRSLETLFATSPVLNQRHSTNKKNQQRADQLWKDLQTTTEQRLLKINVYFERSWWQELDVPVAYGPSFTDLPVNAVYPFYSLRGVNEDREATDPPSPALPAALTIYCDWNNTNFWQGLQSVGELFDSPEQRKHNAAKPQTMFAASNAVVAEALRLFSELYGTRHVPQPILTSYRLWDGQSDFGYAVHQWGLDARDDQVIPRLVQPFKNIYTCNEAYSDMQGWVNGTLRSADLVLQKLKIRPLVETEPRCVAPSTPPTHGRQRAGGLWGMAVRPARRAADS